DNA sequence from the Acidobacteriota bacterium genome:
CAGTTAAAGCCCAGAGTCGAGCGGTTGCGCCCACCAACCGGCAGAATCAAATCCAGCACCACGCCGTTGACCGATTACGACCTGACGGGATTGAGTTTGCCGAATGCGTTGCACACCACGCATCGGTTCCCTGTCGAAGCCGAATACGCCTTCAAAGTATTCCTGGGCGGCGTTCGCCCTGCGGGTTCCGAACCGTTGCCACTGGCGTTGTGGATTGATGGAAAACTGGCGCAAACTTTTGATTTCGATCCGGATGGCATCGCTTCCTTTTCCGTTGACCGGCAGGATTTTGGCTCGATGACCTACGACTTTCGCACGCGCATTCCCGCCGGAGATCACTGGGTCGCAGTTTCGATTCAACGAATGTATGAAGGTTTGCCATCCAGTTACGACGGCCCCAATCCGTCAAAACGCCCGATTCCACCAAAACCGGAATTCAAACCTCCACGCCGCCAATTGCCGCCGGAACGTCTCGCTGAATTGAAAAAACAGTTTGAAGCTCGAGTGGCGGAAAAAGTCCCGGTTAACGAAGCCCGTGTAACAGGCGTGGACGTCATCGGCCCGTACAACCAAACCAAAGGTGCGTCCGATGAAAGCCGCAAGCTGGTTTTCGTTTGCGGCCATGCGCCCGGGCATCATCAACCGGCGTGCGCAGGCAAGATCATAGGCAATCTGGCGCATCGCGCGTATCGCCGCCCGATGACTTCGGAGGAAATCAAAAAGCTGACCGGTTTGGTTGCGATGGCACAAAAACAGGGCGATTCGTTTGAAGAAGGTTTGGTGCAGGCGATTCAGGCGATGTTGGTTTCGCCATACTTCCTGTTCCGAATCGAACAGGATCACAAAACGACTGCCGACGCGATGCAGCAAATCAGCCAGCACGAACTGGCTTCGCGACTGTCGTATTTTTTGTGGAGCAGCATGCCGGACGATGAATTGCTGCGGTTGGCAGATGAGCAGAAGCTCCGTAAACCTGAAGTGCTGGCGGCGCAAATTCAGCGCATGTTGAAAGACCCAAAATCGGAAGCGCTGGTGGAAAATTTCGCCGGACAATGGTTGGAGCTTCGCCGGTTGGAATCGGCCAAACCCGACCGCGAACGTTTTCCGCAATTCGACGAATACTTTCGCATGTCTATTCGGCGCGAAACCGAATTGTTTTTCGACAACATCATTCATCAGGATCGCTCGCTGCTGGATTTCATTGATGCCGACTACTCGTTTTTGAACGAACGACTCGCGCGGTTTTACAACATTCCGGGAGTGACTGGGCCGGAGTTTCGCAGGGTCACCTTGCCCCCAGATTCCCAGCGCGGAGGCGTTCTAACGCAAGCCAGCGTTCTGACGGTTTCCTCCTACGCCACACGAACTTCAGTTGTGTTACGCGGAAAATGGATTTTGGACAATGTGCTGAACACACCACCTCCGCCTGCGCCTCCGGGTGTACCGAACCTGGACGAAACCAAAATCGGCACAACGGCTACGTTGCGACAACAGATGGAACAGCATCGCGCGAATCCGACCTGCGCCGCCTGCCACGCGCGGCTCGATCCATTGGGATTTGGTTTGGAAAACTTCGACGCCATCGGCGGATGGCGAACGATGGACGGAAAATTTCCGATTGATTCATCCGGAGTGTTGCCCGACGGCAGAAGCTTCAAA
Encoded proteins:
- a CDS encoding DUF1592 domain-containing protein, whose amino-acid sequence is MGMSKKTWFRSLIVLLPLIWFAVNTRPQLAQNNPSASFEKTVQPFLTENCVACHNAKKASGELNLEQFKTAAAVLEHRDQWEHVLVKLHTGEMPPKGFPRPDMEEIKTVIAWLEAEFDRADHMAKPDPGRVTARRLNRAEYNNTVRDLLGVNFKPADDFPQDDSGYGFDNIGDVLSLSPVLMEKYLTAAETVARTAVFGTEQLKPRVERLRPPTGRIKSSTTPLTDYDLTGLSLPNALHTTHRFPVEAEYAFKVFLGGVRPAGSEPLPLALWIDGKLAQTFDFDPDGIASFSVDRQDFGSMTYDFRTRIPAGDHWVAVSIQRMYEGLPSSYDGPNPSKRPIPPKPEFKPPRRQLPPERLAELKKQFEARVAEKVPVNEARVTGVDVIGPYNQTKGASDESRKLVFVCGHAPGHHQPACAGKIIGNLAHRAYRRPMTSEEIKKLTGLVAMAQKQGDSFEEGLVQAIQAMLVSPYFLFRIEQDHKTTADAMQQISQHELASRLSYFLWSSMPDDELLRLADEQKLRKPEVLAAQIQRMLKDPKSEALVENFAGQWLELRRLESAKPDRERFPQFDEYFRMSIRRETELFFDNIIHQDRSLLDFIDADYSFLNERLARFYNIPGVTGPEFRRVTLPPDSQRGGVLTQASVLTVSSYATRTSVVLRGKWILDNVLNTPPPPAPPGVPNLDETKIGTTATLRQQMEQHRANPTCAACHARLDPLGFGLENFDAIGGWRTMDGKFPIDSSGVLPDGRSFKGVAGLKTILKADKNAFTEGVTEKLLTYALGRGLERYDRPTVKQIARHVAAKDYKFSSLVTEIVNSLPFQYRRGTVPPTAKAN